One genomic window of Salvelinus alpinus chromosome 9, SLU_Salpinus.1, whole genome shotgun sequence includes the following:
- the LOC139583996 gene encoding large ribosomal subunit protein eL28-like isoform X2, whose amino-acid sequence MSSHLQWMVIRNCSSFLIKRNGQTYSTEPNNLKSKNSFRFNGLVHRKTVGVQPAADGKGVVVVLKKRAGQRKPATSYEKITINKNSRATLSSLRHIIRKNNYRKDLRMRHPDEPEACGGGEEAFQGCQDRIVAEL is encoded by the exons ATGTCTTCTCATCTGCAGTGGATGGTCATTAGGAACTGCTCCAGCTTCCTCATCAAGAGGAATGGACAGACTTACAGCACC GAGCCCAACAACCTGAAGTCCAAGAACTCCTTCCGTTTCAACGGGCTGGTGCACAGGAAGACTGTTGGTGTTCAGCCTGCAGCTGATGGAAAGGGTGTTGTTGTCGTGCTGAAGAAGCGTGCAG GCCAGCGCAAGCCTGCCACTTCATATGAGAAGATCACCATCAACAAGAACTCGCGTGCCACTCTGAGCAGCCTGAGGCACATCATCCGCAAGAACAACTACAGAAAGGACCTGCGCATG CGCCATCCTGATGAGCCAGAAGCGTGTGGTGGTGGTGAAGAGGCGTTCCAAGGCTGCCAAGACCGCATAGTTGCCGAGTtatga
- the LOC139583996 gene encoding large ribosomal subunit protein eL28-like isoform X1 yields MSSHLQWMVIRNCSSFLIKRNGQTYSTEPNNLKSKNSFRFNGLVHRKTVGVQPAADGKGVVVVLKKRAGQRKPATSYEKITINKNSRATLSSLRHIIRKNNYRKDLRMAVLRRASAILMSQKRVVVVKRRSKAAKTA; encoded by the exons ATGTCTTCTCATCTGCAGTGGATGGTCATTAGGAACTGCTCCAGCTTCCTCATCAAGAGGAATGGACAGACTTACAGCACC GAGCCCAACAACCTGAAGTCCAAGAACTCCTTCCGTTTCAACGGGCTGGTGCACAGGAAGACTGTTGGTGTTCAGCCTGCAGCTGATGGAAAGGGTGTTGTTGTCGTGCTGAAGAAGCGTGCAG GCCAGCGCAAGCCTGCCACTTCATATGAGAAGATCACCATCAACAAGAACTCGCGTGCCACTCTGAGCAGCCTGAGGCACATCATCCGCAAGAACAACTACAGAAAGGACCTGCGCATG GCTGTTCTGCGTCGTGCCAGCGCCATCCTGATGAGCCAGAAGCGTGTGGTGGTGGTGAAGAGGCGTTCCAAGGCTGCCAAGACCGCATAG